A window of the Henckelia pumila isolate YLH828 chromosome 3, ASM3356847v2, whole genome shotgun sequence genome harbors these coding sequences:
- the LOC140891867 gene encoding U-box domain-containing protein 21-like, with translation MILSGRRRSGAVSVKKSEVSKGLLEFTIPTLFRCPISLDLMKDPVTLSTGITYDRDSIEKWIDTGNVRCPVTNQVLGDLEQIPNHTLRKLIQDWCVKNKSHGVERIPTPRIPISRPQVLDNCSRMVAATRRGDAKKCVELVVKITILAKESERNKRCIAENGFGSALADCFEYFTRFSVDIHENLLKEILSALAWAPPLTQESLSKLKSTNSLHCMALYLNDGDLLTRRNAVSVLQELVREDRDYVDRLEQIDGIEEKLFHILEVPICPKATEACLVLIHHMMVLKKTTGGLIISKFIQMGLIPLILELLVDGDRSVCDKGLAVLDRMCHTKEGKVTAYDNALTIPLLVKKILHVSDAATDLSISILHKLFSGESGSYNGVVEAMKLGAFQKLLVVLQVGCGRSTKEKITELFKMMNMFRDGVDCFESCVGFKYLKAPN, from the coding sequence ATTCCTACCCTTTTCCGGTGCCCCATATCGCTTGACTTGATGAAAGATCCGGTCACATTGTCCACGGGGATTACATACGATCGCGATAGCATCGAGAAATGGATCGATACCGGGAACGTGAGGTGCCCCGTGACCAACCAAGTCTTGGGAGATTTGGAGCAAATCCCAAATCACACATTAAGGAAACTGATTCAAGACTGGTGTGTTAAGAATAAGTCTCATGGAGTTGAGAGGATTCCAACACCTAGAATTCCGATCTCTCGACCGCAGGTACTCGATAATTGCTCGAGAATGGTAGCTGCAACGCGACGTGGAGATGCGAAAAAGTGCGTCGAATTGGTGGTTAAGATCACGATCTTGGCCAAAGAAAGCGAAAGAAACAAGCGATGCATTGCGGAAAACGGGTTTGGCTCGGCGTTGGCGGATTGTTTCGAGTATTTCACTCGTTTTTCAGTCGATATACACGAGAACTTGCTCAAAGAAATCTTGTCTGCATTGGCATGGGCACCTCCACTAACTCAAGAATCCCTTTCCAAGTTGAAATCTACCAATTCTCTGCATTGCATGGCATTGTATTTGAACGACGGGGATCTTCTCACGAGGCGAAACGCGGTTTCCGTGTTGCAAGAGCTTGTTCGTGAAGATCGAGATTACGTCGATCGCCTGGAGCAAATCGATGGCATCGAAGAAAAGTTGTTCCATATTTTGGAAGTCCCCATTTGCCCGAAAGCTACGGAGGCATGCCTTGTGCTTATTCACCACATGATGGTACTTAAAAAGACCACTGGTGGCCTAATCATATCCAAGTTTATTCAAATGGGGCTGATTCCTTTGATCCTTGAACTTCTTGTCGATGGCGATAGAAGCGTTTGTGACAAGGGGCTAGCGGTTTTGGACCGCATGTGCCACACGAAAGAAGGGAAGGTAACAGCTTACGACAACGCGCTAACCATTCCATTGCTCGTAAAGAAGATCTTACATGTATCGGATGCCGCGACAGATTTATCTATTTCGATTCTGCATAAGTTATTCTCGGGAGAAAGTGGAAGCTACAATGGTGTGGTTGAGGCTATGAAACTTGGAGCCTTTCAGAAACTGCTGGTTGTGCTACAAGTTGGCTGTGGGAGAAGCACAAAAGAGAAGATCACTGAGTTGTTTAAAATGATGAATATGTTCAGGGATGGGGTAGATTGCTTTGAGTCATGTGTGGGATTCAAGTATCTTAAAGCACCAAATTGA